DNA sequence from the Terriglobales bacterium genome:
GCAGCAGATCGATGACGTTCATCTGCGCAAGCGATCCGCGCAGAACCGTCTCGCCGGGGGCGTCCTTCGCCATCTTCTCCAGGGCGATCTTGTCGAGCACGCGCTTGACGCGCGCCACGGCTTCCTTGACGAAGAACGGCTTCTCGACAATGTCCTCGACCGAGTCCTGCATACCGCGTAGTTTCTCCGCGATATCAACACGCGTCGCCAACACGATGACAGGAATTCTCGATGTCGCCGGCTGCGTCTTCAGCTTCTGCACGAGCTGGCGTCCATCCAAACCGGGCATGTTGTAGTCGGTGATGATCAGGTCAGGCTGACTCTGCTCGGCAGCGGAGAGCGCGTCGTCGCCGTTGTCAGCAACGGTGACCGGCGCCAGTTCCGCCAGTTCATGACGAAGCAGTCCCATGATCATGGGATTGTCATCCACCAGCAAGATTTTCAGGTTTCCAGCCATCGTTGATCAGCGTTTGCGGCGGTAGTCGCCGCTTTTGCCACCGGACTTCTTCTCCAGCACAACCTGCCGGATCTCGATTCCCTTATCGAGCGCCTTGCACATGTCATACACCGTGAGGGCGGCGACACTGGCGGCGACCAGGGCTTCCATCTCCACGCCTGTAACCGAGGTGGTCGTTACTTCCGAAGCAATAGCCACGCCATCGTCGCATAGCCGCATAGTGACGTCAACGTGCGAAAGCGGCAGCGGATGACACATCGGTATCAGGTCGGAAGTGCGCTTCGCAGCCATGATGCCCGCCAACCTCGCGACTTCCAGCGGGTCGCCCTTGGGATTCTTCGGCAGTGCCTTCAGTACCGCCGGAGACAACGCTACAAATGCGCTCGCTTCGGCGGTCCGCTTCGTGACCTTCTTGGCAGACACATCCACCATCGAGGCACGGCCGCTCTTGTCGTAATGGGAAAGCTTTTTCTTCATGATGATTTCAAACGACTACGTGACCAGCACGTTCAACATTTCACCCGCTGCGATGAATTCCCGGTCCGGCGGAATAACCGCGAAACAGTTTGCCCGCGATGTCGCCACGATATCACCCGACCCCTGCCAGCGGACCAACTGCACCAAGGTTCCATCGAAGTCGCCCGATAGCTCAGCAGGAAGAAAACGCGTGAGCCCTGTTTTCGTCTTGATGTCGGCCTTCAACCTCGCCTGCAAGAATCGCAACGGCGCTCCCGCCGTGCCCGATAGCGCCTCGATCATCGCGCGCGCGAACAGCTCGAATGTCACCATCGTTGACACAGGGTTTCCCGGCAGACCGAAGAAGTACTTGTCGCGCACCCGGCCGAACACGACTGGCTTGCCCGGCTGGATCTGCGCCCCGGTGAACAGGAACTCCGCCCCCAATTCTCGCAACACAAGCTCCACCAGGTCATACTTGCCCATCGACACACCGCCGGTAATCAGCAGCAGGTCTGCGTTGAGCCCTTCTTCGATGAGTTCGCGCAGCCGGACGTGCTCATCTGGCGCAATCGGCATCGGAACGGGGATCGCTCCGGCTTTCAGGACCTGCGCCGCCAATGAATAGGTGTTGGAATTTCGGATCTGGTGTGCCGCCGGGGTCGCGTCCACGTTCACGATCTCATCTCCGGTCGAGAGGATCGCCACCTGCGGACGCCTGTAGACTTCTACTTGCGCGAGTCCCACCGAAGCCGCCGCCGCAATCGCCGCCGGCGTCATTCGGGTTCCGGCACGCAGCAATTCCTGCCCTGCTCTGGCTTCCGACCCGCGCGGCACGATGTTTTCGCCCAAGCCCACGCTGCGCTGGATCTCCACATCGGCATGCATACGGAAGGTGTATTCCACCATCACCACAGCGTCGGCACCCTGCGGTACGGGCGCCCCGGTCATGATTTCAACGCACTGGTTCTCGCCGACAGTGATTTCGCTTGCATCTGCGCCTGCCCTGACCTCGCCGATGACAGTCAGTCTTGATGGCACATTTGCAACGTCGGCTGCTCTGAGGGCGAAGCCATCGCGCGCGGCGCGCGGAAACGGGGGCAGGTCCCGATCTGCGATTACGGCCTGGGCCAGCACCCGTGCGGCCGCGTCGAGCAGATTGCAGAGCTCAGATCCATTGGCGTGCACCGTGCCAGCGTGTTCTTCCACAACGCGGCGCGCCTGTTCGAAAGTTAGAAGCACAGCAGGATTCTATAACCTGCGTCGCCCCTCGCATGACGGCAAAAGAAAACCCCCGGACGCATCCGGGGGCTTTGCTTTCGGGCGAACTACTTTTTCTTGCCGGCAGCCTTACTTTTACCGAAGCTGGTTTCGACTTTCGCTCCCAGCGCGGTCAGCATGGCCTTGGCCTGCTCTGCCATCTGTCCTTCGGGTTCGAGTTCCAGGTACTTGTTGAACGCTTCCTCGGTACCTGCGGCCGGAATCATCTTTCCGTCCTTGCCCAAGGTAGCCATGTTGATACCGTTAGCACCCTTCCAGTACCAGGCGGCAGCGCGCTTCGGATCAGCCTGCAGCGCCTTATCGAACGCCGCATTCGCTTCCTTGAACTTGTTAGTGTTCGTCAGGACGGCGCCTTCATTGAAGTAATAGGTGCCTGCGTGAGTCGGATCAGCCTGCGCGGCCTGCTCGTATGCCTTGATGGCTTCGTCTGTCTGTCCGGACTTCGCATAGGCTTCGCCGAGGTTGTTGTAAGCGCCGCCGACGATGTCAGGTTTCGGATTTCCAGCCGACGCCAGTTCGATTGCTTTCTTGTAGCTCTCGACTGCGGTTCCGTAGGCGGTCTTCTTTTCTGTCGGATCGGTCTTCTTGCCGGCCGCCAGACGCTGCGCGTCAGCCAGCTTGAACCAGATCAGGTCGCGGGTCGCGTCCTGCTGCGTCGCTTCCGTCAGGATCGCCACCGCCTGGTCGAAGTTACCGGCATCCTGGGCAGCCTTCGCCGCGGCCAGTTTCTCGTTCAGGCCGCGAATCTTCACGTTCTCTTTTTCCTGCGCTTCGATGGCCTTCTTCTGCTCCTCGCTCATCTGCGGCTGGCCTTGAGCCGCCAGTTCCTTCTGGATGTCGATTTCCAGGCGGGCCTCTTCAAAGCGAACCAGGAAGTTGCCGGCGGTGTAGATAACCTGGCCGTTATGGGTGACTTTGATGTCGTATTTGCCGGGCTGAATGCCGAGCGAGAAGATGTTGCCGTTCTTGTCTGCCGTTAGCTTGTAATTACGGCCGGTCTCTTTGCTGGACATCTCCACGACTGCGCCGGGAAGGGGCTTTCCGTCGCTGCCCTTCACGAATCCCTTAACGCTGCCCCCCTGTGCGAATGCAGCAGGTACCAGCAGCGCGAGTAAAAATGCCGCTACTACCAAGATACTGAGTTTCTTCATTGAAAAGCCTCCCGGCTTCCTGCCGATTAAAACCAAAATTTCACACGCAAGTTGCGTGTTTCAGACATTACGAGTGCGTAATATTTCCATTCGCTGCGCGTTCCGCATAGGGAATCGGGTCCTTCGCTCCCGCCGCTGCAAACGCCTGGAGCCTTAACACACAGCTTTCACAGACGCCACAGGCGCGGTCTTCGCAGCTATAGCATGACCACGTTAAATCCAACGGAGCGCCCAATTCAAGGCCAAGTGTCACAATCTCGGCCTTCCGAAGCCCAATCAACGGTGTAAGTACTTCGATGCGCCCATCTTTGGTTCCAGTTTGTATCGCCTGGTTGTAGGCGCGGTAAAACTCCGGCCGGCAGTCCGGATACCCGGAGCTATCCTGCTCGACGGCCCCAATCAGTATCTTTTCCGCTCCCAGCACCTCTGCCCAGCTCACGGCCGCAGCCAGAAAATGAGCATTCCGGAACGGAACATAAGTGACCGGAATCTCCACCCCGCGCTGGTCCGGAGCGCTGCCATGAAAGGAGGCAGGGGCGTCCGGGACTGAAATATTGGTGTCCGTCAGGGCCGATCCGCCGATTGCGGCGAACACCGGGTTACGTACGATGAGGCGATCCTTAATCCCCAACCGGTCGCATATGCCCTCAAAGGAGCGTCGCTCGCGTGCTTCGGTACGCTGGCCGTAGTCAACGTGCAGTGCGGCGGCGCGGTAATCGCGCGCGGCAATCGCGGCGCATACACAGGAATCCATGCCGCCACTGAGCAGAACCACTGCGCGTTGATTGGACTTGGTCATACGCCTTTCGTCGCCGGATCCCAGATGAACTTGTGAATTTGCAGCCCGAGCCTGACGTTTAGCCCATCTCGAACGATCCACTCCGCCAGTTCACTAGGCTCGATGAGGCAGTGCGAAGTGTCCCGCAGGCCGGTTGCGCCCTTTTCGAAAGCGGGGGAAAAGATCACTCCACCGGTTTTGGTTTCAAGGTCATGTTGGCGCGTGAAATCGCGCGCGAACTCATAATCGCGCAGGCTCGAAACCACGAACTTCACCTCGTCATTTCGGGTCAGGGCCGAGAGGTTCTCTATGCGGAAGGTATCGCCTGCGCCGGAGTCGGGGCACTTCACGTCGACGATTTTGTGTACCTGCTTCGGAACGTTCACGAGGGGACGCTCGCCGCTGGTTTCGATCAGAATCTGGTATCCAAGATCGAGAAGTTGCTGCATCAGCGGCACCAGTTCGCGTTCCTGCAACATCGGCTCACCGCCGGTGATCTCAACCAATCCGCTCGTCGACAGCTTCTGCACTTCGGCAATGATTTCCGCTCCATCCATCTTCTTACCGCCGGAGAAGGTGTACTCGCTGTCGCACCAGGAGCATCGCAGATTGCACCCAGCGAGCCGCACGAACGTACACGGCATGCCGGCAAAACTGCTCTCACCCTGGATGGATCGGTAAATTTCGATGATGCTAAGCATTGTGAATCGGACAATCGGATAAAAGGTAATCGTGTAATCGCCTCGCTAGAAGCCCGTGATCATCCTCATTTTTGGAAGTTCACATTTTTTAGATTCCCCGATTACACTTTCCCCGATTCTCATTCTCATCTACTCGAAGTAGGTGGCTGCCGTTGTGTCCGTCTCCCACATCTTGACCTGCTTCACGCGGACACGTCCGCTGGTTCGGTCTTGCAGCAGCACGTTCATCTCGTCGTAGAAGTACTTGGCCATATTTTCGGCCGACGGATTTAGCTCGGTGAATGGCGCAATATCATTGATGAACTTGTGGTCGAGCCGGTCGATCACTTCATTCATGGCCGTTTTCAGGTCTTTGAAATCGAAGAGCAGCCCGATGTTGTCGAGCCTCTCGCCATGAAGGGTGATCTGGACCTTGTAGTTATGACCGTGCGGGTTCTCGCACTTCCCGCGATATCCGCGAAGTGCGTGCCCGGCGGCGAAAGTATCTTCTACGCTGACTTCAAACATTCGTTTCCTTACTGTGTATGCATGAAACCCGCTCTACAGGCGGTTTCCGAGGATGTTGGCTAATCTTCTATTGTAAATGATGCCGAGCATTGCTGCCCGGAGTCAATTTCGCTCCGGGTGGGCGAAACTCGCGGTGATCAGGGCGGTCCACCGCACCTGAAACGGGCCCTGCCCCTATATAACCAGCGTTAGCGCGTCCAGCATGATGATCGAATCGCACGCCTTCTCCTGCACTTTGAGCTATGATTCTGCCCGCATGAAGCTCACTGCCATAATTCTCCTGGTTGTTTCTTCCTTCTGCGCTTTTGCCCAACCTGCTCCAACCGGCCAGGGTGTCGCCCTTACCCCGCCCATGGGCTGGAACAGTTGGAACAAGTTCGGCTGCAACGTCAGTGCCGATCTGATCAAGGAGATGGCCGATGCAATCGTCTCCTCGGGCATGAAAGACGCCGGGTATGAGTATGTTGTGATCGACGACTGTTGGCAGGTCTCACGAGACGCGAACGGAAACATTCAGGCCGATCCCAAACACTTTCCGCAGGGAATCAAGGCTGTCGCCGACTACATCCATTCGAAGGGTTTGAAGTTCGGCATTTACTCCGACGCAGGCACCCTCACTTGCCAGAAGCGCCCCGGCAGCCGTGGCTACGAATTCCAGGACGCCCGCCAGTACGCCGCATGGGGCGTGGACTATCTCAAGTTCGACTGGTGCAGCACCAGCACGCAGGACGCGCCGTCATCGTACGCCCTGATGCGATCCGCCCTCGATGCCGCAGGGCGTCCCATCGTCTTCAGCATCTGCGAGTGGGGTACCTCGAAGCCGTGGCTCTGGGCCGGGAAAGTCGGGAATCTCTGGCGTACCACGGGAGACATTCAGGATCGCTGGGAAGGCAAACAGAAGTGGTCCGACGGAAGTTGCTGCAGCTACGGTGTGCTCGACATTCTCGACCTACAGAACGGCTTGGAAACTTACGCCGGCCCAGGTCACTGGAATGACCCGGACATGCTGGAGGTGGGCAACGGTGGCATGACGCCCACGGAGTACCGTTCGCACTTCAGCCTCTGGGCGATGCTGGCCGCGCCGCTCATGGCGGGCAACGACATCCGGACGATGACGCCGGAGATCCGCGAGATCCTGACGAACAAAGAAGTGATCGCAGTCGACCAGGACCGCCTGGGAAGGCAGGGGCGGCGCGTAGCGAAAGAAGGCGACCTCGAGATCTGGGCCCGTCCGCTCGCTGACGGCAGCCGAGCGGTCATCCTGTTCAACCGCGGCAAGGAGACTCGGGAGGTTACGGCTCGCTGGGAAGATCTCGGCTATCCGGCACACCTCAACGCAACGGTCCGCGATCTGTGGCAGCACAAGGACCTCGGCAGCTTCAGCGGGAAATTCGCGGCCAGCGTCCCATCGCACGGATTGGTGATGGTGACCGTGAAGCCCTGAGCCGGCAGTTTGCCGAAATCAGTTAACCTGGATCTGCGTCGTGACGCTGCCAATCTTGCCCGTGACAGTGTCCCGGGCAACGCACTTCAACTCGTAGGTGCCGGGAGGCAGTTCCAGTTGCAGTTTGTGCTGGAATCCCGACTTCTGAAGTAGAGCTGCGGTTTCCGGCTTCAGATTTCCGCGCACATTCTGCAAAAGAGTCGCCACGGCTTTGCCCTTGGAGTCGAACGCTGCGGCGGAAAATTCCATCGCACTGAGGTTTGCCTGGTTGTAGTCCACCGAAAACGATGACGGCGGCAGGCTGATGACTACCGGAAGTACCCGCTTGCTGCCTTTCGCAACCGTGTCCCCGAGCTTAACGTCCACGTTGAGGTCCGTGTAATCGAGAGGCG
Encoded proteins:
- a CDS encoding DUF4388 domain-containing protein, which produces MAGNLKILLVDDNPMIMGLLRHELAELAPVTVADNGDDALSAAEQSQPDLIITDYNMPGLDGRQLVQKLKTQPATSRIPVIVLATRVDIAEKLRGMQDSVEDIVEKPFFVKEAVARVKRVLDKIALEKMAKDAPGETVLRGSLAQMNVIDLLQSLELGRKTCSLQLTNAGERCELYFTEGQINHGTYGDLKGDEAVYKVLTWTAGNFLIDFEGQSSEQTVTRSTQGLLMEGLRLLDEANRDAEEAE
- the moaC gene encoding cyclic pyranopterin monophosphate synthase MoaC produces the protein MKKKLSHYDKSGRASMVDVSAKKVTKRTAEASAFVALSPAVLKALPKNPKGDPLEVARLAGIMAAKRTSDLIPMCHPLPLSHVDVTMRLCDDGVAIASEVTTTSVTGVEMEALVAASVAALTVYDMCKALDKGIEIRQVVLEKKSGGKSGDYRRKR
- the glp gene encoding gephyrin-like molybdotransferase Glp, whose amino-acid sequence is MLLTFEQARRVVEEHAGTVHANGSELCNLLDAAARVLAQAVIADRDLPPFPRAARDGFALRAADVANVPSRLTVIGEVRAGADASEITVGENQCVEIMTGAPVPQGADAVVMVEYTFRMHADVEIQRSVGLGENIVPRGSEARAGQELLRAGTRMTPAAIAAAASVGLAQVEVYRRPQVAILSTGDEIVNVDATPAAHQIRNSNTYSLAAQVLKAGAIPVPMPIAPDEHVRLRELIEEGLNADLLLITGGVSMGKYDLVELVLRELGAEFLFTGAQIQPGKPVVFGRVRDKYFFGLPGNPVSTMVTFELFARAMIEALSGTAGAPLRFLQARLKADIKTKTGLTRFLPAELSGDFDGTLVQLVRWQGSGDIVATSRANCFAVIPPDREFIAAGEMLNVLVT
- a CDS encoding tetratricopeptide repeat protein codes for the protein MKKLSILVVAAFLLALLVPAAFAQGGSVKGFVKGSDGKPLPGAVVEMSSKETGRNYKLTADKNGNIFSLGIQPGKYDIKVTHNGQVIYTAGNFLVRFEEARLEIDIQKELAAQGQPQMSEEQKKAIEAQEKENVKIRGLNEKLAAAKAAQDAGNFDQAVAILTEATQQDATRDLIWFKLADAQRLAAGKKTDPTEKKTAYGTAVESYKKAIELASAGNPKPDIVGGAYNNLGEAYAKSGQTDEAIKAYEQAAQADPTHAGTYYFNEGAVLTNTNKFKEANAAFDKALQADPKRAAAWYWKGANGINMATLGKDGKMIPAAGTEEAFNKYLELEPEGQMAEQAKAMLTALGAKVETSFGKSKAAGKKK
- the queC gene encoding 7-cyano-7-deazaguanine synthase QueC; the encoded protein is MTKSNQRAVVLLSGGMDSCVCAAIAARDYRAAALHVDYGQRTEARERRSFEGICDRLGIKDRLIVRNPVFAAIGGSALTDTNISVPDAPASFHGSAPDQRGVEIPVTYVPFRNAHFLAAAVSWAEVLGAEKILIGAVEQDSSGYPDCRPEFYRAYNQAIQTGTKDGRIEVLTPLIGLRKAEIVTLGLELGAPLDLTWSCYSCEDRACGVCESCVLRLQAFAAAGAKDPIPYAERAANGNITHS
- a CDS encoding radical SAM protein, with protein sequence MLSIIEIYRSIQGESSFAGMPCTFVRLAGCNLRCSWCDSEYTFSGGKKMDGAEIIAEVQKLSTSGLVEITGGEPMLQERELVPLMQQLLDLGYQILIETSGERPLVNVPKQVHKIVDVKCPDSGAGDTFRIENLSALTRNDEVKFVVSSLRDYEFARDFTRQHDLETKTGGVIFSPAFEKGATGLRDTSHCLIEPSELAEWIVRDGLNVRLGLQIHKFIWDPATKGV
- the queD gene encoding 6-carboxytetrahydropterin synthase QueD, translated to MFEVSVEDTFAAGHALRGYRGKCENPHGHNYKVQITLHGERLDNIGLLFDFKDLKTAMNEVIDRLDHKFINDIAPFTELNPSAENMAKYFYDEMNVLLQDRTSGRVRVKQVKMWETDTTAATYFE
- a CDS encoding glycoside hydrolase family 27 protein, whose product is MKLTAIILLVVSSFCAFAQPAPTGQGVALTPPMGWNSWNKFGCNVSADLIKEMADAIVSSGMKDAGYEYVVIDDCWQVSRDANGNIQADPKHFPQGIKAVADYIHSKGLKFGIYSDAGTLTCQKRPGSRGYEFQDARQYAAWGVDYLKFDWCSTSTQDAPSSYALMRSALDAAGRPIVFSICEWGTSKPWLWAGKVGNLWRTTGDIQDRWEGKQKWSDGSCCSYGVLDILDLQNGLETYAGPGHWNDPDMLEVGNGGMTPTEYRSHFSLWAMLAAPLMAGNDIRTMTPEIREILTNKEVIAVDQDRLGRQGRRVAKEGDLEIWARPLADGSRAVILFNRGKETREVTARWEDLGYPAHLNATVRDLWQHKDLGSFSGKFAASVPSHGLVMVTVKP